In Candidatus Methylomirabilota bacterium, the genomic stretch CGCGGTAGCGGGTCTCCGCCTTCGAGAAGACGTCCACGTATCCGCCGCATACGTGGCGGCACGAGTGGCACGAGAAGGTGTAGCCGGCCAGGAGGATGACGTTGACCCACATCACCAGCGTGCCCACCCCGATGCCGAAGCCGTCGGGGAACCGGAACGCCAGGATCGCGTCCCAGGTCAGCATCACGATGAAGAAGACGGCGACGTACCACACGTAACGGTGGAAGTTCTGAAGGAAGAGCGGAAAGCGCGTCTCACCGGTGTAGCCGGGCTTGACGTCGCGTACGGCGCAGGCCACCGGCGCCAGCCAGAAGGAGCGGTAGTAGGCCTTTCGGTAGTAGTAGCAGGTCAGCCGGAAGAGGCCTGGGCCCCACAGGATCAGGAACGCCGGCGAGAGCACGCCGACGACGGGGAACGAAAAATCCGGGAGTCCAACACCGAACGTTGAGTGCAGGCAAGATTTCGAAATGCAGGGGGAATAGAACGGCGACAGGTAGGGCGCGATATAGTAATGGGCGTTCTGCAGCGCCGCCCACGTCGAGTAGACCACGAAGGATCCCAGCACCACTGCCACCGCCAGCGGCAGCGCCCACCACGCGTCGGTCCTCAGATGGGCCGCGGCGATCGGGGGCCGCCGCTCACTCAACACGCGACTCATGGGCCCTCTCGCGCGTACGCCTTCATCCCGTCCTGATAGAGGTCGCCGCCCCAGCAGTCGTTGACCACGATCACGGGGAAGTCTTCGACTTCGAGACGACGAATAGCTTCAGTACCGAGATCTTCGTAGGCGACTATTGAAAGCTTCTTGACGAATTGCGAGAGCACGGCGCCAGCGCCGCCGATGGCCCCGAAGTAGACGGCCTTGTACTGCCGGAGGGCGTCCTTCACCGCCTGGGAGCGCCCGCCCTTGCCGATCGTCGCCTTGAGCCCCAGTTTGTGGAGCGCGGGCGTGAACGTGTCCATCCGGCCGCCCGTCGTGGGGCCGATGGAGCCCACGACGTCACCCGGGCGGGCCGGCGACGGACCCGTGTAGTAGATGATCTGGCCCCTGACGTCGATCGGCAGCGGCTGACCCTTCTCGATCAGCGGGAACAGCCGGCCGTGGGCGGCATCTCGCGCGGTGTAGAGGACGCCGGTGATCCGCACCCGGTCGCCCGCCTTGAGCGCCTCGATGTCGGCGTCGCTCAGCGGGGGGCTTACCTCCTTGATCCCGTCGGGCGCGGTCCTGATCATCGTGCGCCGCCGAGCGGGTCCTGGCCGGGTCGCGGCCCCCATCCGGCATCGTTGCTGGGGGCTGGCGTTGCGGGCGGGGCAAACCGGTGCGCGCATTTCAGGCCTCGATCCCATCTGAGCTCGCGCGCGCGGTGCCACGGGCTGCTGGCGGATGGGAGCCGCTCTCCCGCCACCCGCTCGAGGCGCACGCGCTCAGACGCCCCCGTCAGCATCACAGCGTCACTTCTTTATGTCTATGCGCGTGGCATTCAATGGTCACGGCCACCGGGAGCGAGGTGATGTGACAGGGATAGGTCAGGATGTGGATGCCGAACGCGGTGGTGTCGCCGCCGTAGCCCTGGGGCCCGATGCCCAGCCGGTTGGCGCGGTCCAGCAACTCTCTTTCGAGAACGTCGAGGCCCGGATCGGGATTGGGGCTGCCGAGCTCGCGAAGCAGGGCCTTCTTCGACAAGATCGCGGCCGTTTCGAACGTGCCCCCCACGCCGACGCCGAGGATCAGCGGCGGACAGGCGTCGGGCCCGGCCGTCCGCACGCATTCGATGATCCACTCCTTGACGCCCTCCAGACCCTCGGCGGGCGTGAGCATCTTGTACTTCGAGCGGTTCTCGCAGCCGCCACCCTTGGCCATGAGCATGATCTTCAGCGTCGCGCCCGGCGCCACGTCCGTGTGGATGACCGCCGGCGTATTGTCGCCCGTGTTGACGCGGTCGAAGGGCGACCGGACGATCGAGGCGCGCAGG encodes the following:
- a CDS encoding Fe-S-containing hydro-lyase, translated to MIRTAPDGIKEVSPPLSDADIEALKAGDRVRITGVLYTARDAAHGRLFPLIEKGQPLPIDVRGQIIYYTGPSPARPGDVVGSIGPTTGGRMDTFTPALHKLGLKATIGKGGRSQAVKDALRQYKAVYFGAIGGAGAVLSQFVKKLSIVAYEDLGTEAIRRLEVEDFPVIVVNDCWGGDLYQDGMKAYAREGP
- a CDS encoding fumarate hydratase: MREIHVSAIADAVKKLCIEANCDLEPDMLRAFDRALRTERSPAGQQVLQILKDNAQLAQTKRIPYCQDTGFVVCFVELGQDVHVTGGGLYDAINAGVSQGYREGFLRASIVRSPFDRVNTGDNTPAVIHTDVAPGATLKIMLMAKGGGCENRSKYKMLTPAEGLEGVKEWIIECVRTAGPDACPPLILGVGVGGTFETAAILSKKALLRELGSPNPDPGLDVLERELLDRANRLGIGPQGYGGDTTAFGIHILTYPCHITSLPVAVTIECHAHRHKEVTL